From one Lolium rigidum isolate FL_2022 chromosome 4, APGP_CSIRO_Lrig_0.1, whole genome shotgun sequence genomic stretch:
- the LOC124708107 gene encoding serine/threonine-protein phosphatase 2A 65 kDa regulatory subunit A beta isoform-like, with translation MATVDQSLYPIAVLIDELKNEEIPLRLNSIRKLSTIARALGEERTRKELIPFLSENNDDEDEVLQAMAEELGVFVPYVGGVEHAHVLLPPLETLATVEETCVRDKAVESLCRIGAQMKEKDVVDYFVPVVTRLASGEWFTARVSSCGLFHIAYPSAADQLKSELRIVYGHLCQDDMPMVRRAAASNLGKFAATVEQSHLKKEIVSIFDNLTQDDQDSVRLLAVEGCAALGKLLEPQDCVAHILPVIVNFSQDKSWRVRYMVANQLYELCEAAGPEPTRADLVPAYVRLLRDNEAEVRIAAAGKVTKFCRILSPQVAIQHILPCVKDLSSDSSQHVRSALASVIMGMAPVLGKDATIEQLLPIFLSLLKDEFPDVRLNIISKLDEVNQVIGIDLLSQSLLPAIVELAEDRHWRVRLAIIEYIPLLARQLGVGFFDDKLGALCMQWLEDKVYSIREAAANNLKRLAEEFGPEWAMQHIIPQVLEKINNPHYLYRMTILQAISLLAPVMGPEITCQTLLPVVVNSSKDRVPNIKFNVAKVLQSLVPILDQSLAEKTLKPCLVELSEDPDVDVRYYAKQALQACDQIMVSS, from the exons ATGGCTACGGTGGACCAGTCGCTGTATCCGATCGCGGTGCTGATAGACGAGCTCAAGAATGAGGAGATCCCGCTGCGTCTGAACTCCATCAGGAAGCTCTCCACGATCGCGAGggcgctcggggaggaaaggaccAGGAAGGAGCTGATCCCTTTCCTCAGCGAGAACAAcgatgacgaggacgaggtgCTTCAGGCGATGGCTGAAGAGTTGGGCGTGTTCGTTCCTTATGTCGGGGGTGTAGAGCATGCTCATGTTCTGCTCCCACCGTTGGAAACGTTGGCTACGGTGGAGGAAACTTGTGTCCGGGACAAAGCGGTCGAGTCGCTGTGCCGTATCGGTGCGCAGATGAAGGAGAAGGACGTCGTTGACTATTTCGTTCCAGTGGTGACG AGGCTAGCATCTGGTGAGTGGTTTACGGCTAGAGTATCATCCTGTGGTCTTTTCCATATAGCCTATCCAAGTGCCGCCGACCAGTTGAAATCAGAGCTGAGAATCGTTTATGGCCATTTATGCCAAGATGACATGCCTATGGTCAGAAGGGCAGCAGCATCAAATCTTGGGAAGTTTGCTGCAACAGTTGAACAGAGCCATTTAAAGAAGGAAATCGTCTCGATATTTGAtaatttaacccaagatg ATCAAGATTCAGTACGTTTGTTGGCAGTTGAAGGCTGTGCCGCCCTAGGGAAATTGTTGGAACCCCAAGATTGTGTTGCACATATACTTCCGGTCATTGTCAATTTCTCCCAG GATAAATCTTGGCGTGTCCGTTATATGGTTGCCAATCAATTGTACGAACTCTGCGAGGCTGCTGGCCCTGAGCCTACAAG AGCGGACCTGGTGCCTGCATATGTTCGCCTTCTTCGTGATAATGAGGCTGAAGTACGGATCGCAGCTGCTGGAAAAGTTACTAAGTTCTGCAGGATATTAAGCCCGCAAGTTGCAATTCAGCACATCCTACCATGTGTTAAG GATTTATCATCAGATTCGTCTCAGCATGTTCGCTCAGCTTTGGCTTCAGTCATTATGGGAATGGCCCCTGTTTTGGGGAAG GATGCAACCATTGAGCAACTTCttcctatttttctttctttgctcAAGGATGAATTTCCTGATGTTCGACTCAACATAATCAGCAAACTTGATGAAGTGAATCAG GTCATTGGCATTGACTTGCTGTCACAATCTTTATTGCCGGCCATTGTAGAACTAGCAGAGGATAGGCACTGGAGGGTCCGGCTTGCAATAATTGAGTACATCCCTCTGTTGGCCAGGCAGTTAGGTGTTGGATTTTTTGATGACAAGCTAGGAGCACTTTGCATGCAATGGTTGGAGGATAAG GTGTACTCTATTAGAGAAGCTGCTGCGAACAACTTGAAGCGCCTGGCGGAGGAGTTTGGTCCTGAGTGGGCAATGCAGCATATAATTCCtcag GTGCTGGAGAAGATAAACAACCCGCATTACCTGTACCGCATGACCATTCTGCAAGCCATCTCATTGCTAGCCCCTGTCATGGGCCCAGAGATAACATGCCAAACGCTGCTCCCCGTCGTTGTTAATTCCTCAAAGGACAG GGTGCCCAACATCAAGTTTAACGTGGCCAAGGTCCTGCAGTCGCTTGTACCGATCCTCGATCAGTCCTTGGCTGAGAAGACTTTGAAGCCCTGCCTTGTGGAGCTCAGCGAGGACCCTGACGTGGACGTGAGGTACTACGCGAAGCAGGCCCTCCAGGCGTGCGATCAGATCATGGTGTCGAGCTAA